A stretch of the Aspergillus puulaauensis MK2 DNA, chromosome 6, nearly complete sequence genome encodes the following:
- a CDS encoding NAD(P)-dependent alcohol dehydrogenase (COG:Q;~EggNog:ENOG410PFUH;~InterPro:IPR013154,IPR013149,IPR002328,IPR036291, IPR011032,IPR020843;~PFAM:PF00107,PF08240;~go_function: GO:0008270 - zinc ion binding [Evidence IEA];~go_function: GO:0016491 - oxidoreductase activity [Evidence IEA];~go_process: GO:0055114 - oxidation-reduction process [Evidence IEA]) yields MTETNPSFVLRAVKDVAFEDRAVPPLKDPWDVRVQIAQTGICGSDVHYWQRGRIGDFILESPIVLGHESSGVITEVGSAVKNLKVGQKVAVEPGVPCRHCDYCRSGSYNLCPDTVFAATPPHDGTLSKYYITQADFCYPIPYHMDLEEGAMVEPVAVAAQITKVGNVRPNQTVVVFGCGPIGLLCQAVSKAYAAKKVIGIDISQSRLDFAQSFGADGVFLPPARPEGVEETEWSEKVAKLIKDKFNLGEGPDVVLEATGAQSCIQTGVHLTKKGGTYVQAGMGKENVVFPITTACIRDLTIRGSIRYSTGCYPVAVDLIASGKIDVKKLITNRFTFEQAEDAFELVRQGKESVIKVVIHGYQDKQ; encoded by the exons ATGACT GAAACAAACCCCTCCTTCGTCCTGCGCGCCGTCAAGGATGTCGCATTCGAAGATAGAGCCGTCCCTCCGCTCAAAGACCCCTGGGATGTGCGCGTCCAAATCGCCCAGACCGGAATCTGCGGCAGCGATGTACATTACTGGCAGCGAGGCCGTATTGGcgacttcatcctcgagTCGCCCATCGTGCTTGGACACGAGAGCTCCGGTGTTATCACAGAGGTTGGATCGGCCGTGAAGAACCTCAAGGTCGGGCAGAAGGTTGCTGTTGAGCCAGGGGTTCCCTGTAGACA CTGCGACTACTGCCGCAGTGGCTCCTACAACCTGTGCCCAGATACCGTCTTTGCAGCGACGCCACCGCACGATGGAACCCTATCCAAGTATTACATTACACAAGCCGACTTCTGCTATCCCATCCCCTACCACATGGACCTTGAAGAAGGCGCAATGGTCGAGCCTGTTGCTGTCGCTGCACAAATCACAAAGGTCGGCAATGTCCGCCCGAACCAGACAGTCGTTGTTTTTGGGTGCGGACCCATCGGCCTACTCTGCCAGGCCGTGAGCAAGGCATACGCTGCAAAGAAGGTCATCGGCATTGATATCAGCCAGTCACGGCTGGACTTTGCGCAGTCGTTTGGTGCGGACGGCGTGTTCTTGCCGCCGGCCAGACCGGAGGGAGTGGAGGAGACGGAGTGGAGCGAGAAGGTTGCCAAGTTGATTAAAGACAAGTTCAACCTGGGCGAGGGCCCGGATGTTGTGCTTGAGGCGACGGGGGCCCAGAGCTGTATCCAGACTGGGGTGCATTTGACGAAGAAGGGGGGGACGTATGTGCAGGCGGGCATGGGCAAGGAG AATGTTGTCTTTCCTATCACAACGGCCTGCATCAGAGACCTGACCATCCGCGGGTCAATCCGGTATTCGACAGGGTGCTATCCGGTGGCAGTAGACCTCATTGCCAGCGGCAAGATCGATGTCAAGAAGCTGATCACGAACCGGTTTACGTTCGAGCAGGCAGAAGACGCCTTTGAGCTGGTCCGGCAGGGCAAGGAGAGCGTCATCAAGGTTGTCATCCACGGGTATCAGGACAAGCAGTGA